One genomic window of Chanos chanos chromosome 13, fChaCha1.1, whole genome shotgun sequence includes the following:
- the LOC115826490 gene encoding ubiquitin carboxyl-terminal hydrolase 22-like, with product MCQDYIYDKDMEQIAKEEQRKAWKLQGVGEKYSTWEPTKRELELLRHNPKRRKITSNCTIGLRGLINLGNTCFMNCIVQALTHTPLLRDFFLSDRHKCEMQSNSCLVCEMSQLFQEFYSGHRSPHIPFRLLHLVWTHARHLAGYEQQDAHEFLIAALDVLHRHCKGDDNGKKANNPNHCNCIIDQIFTGGLQSDVTCQVCHGVSTTIDPFWDISLDLPGSSTPFWPLSPGSDGGVVNGESHLTGSTTLTDCLRRFTRPEHLGSSAKIKCGGCHSYQESTKQLTMKKLPIVACFHLKRFEHSAKLRRKITTYVSFPLELDMTPFMASSKESKMNGQYQQAVDLLNNDNKYSLFAVVNHQGTLESGHYTSFIRQHKDQWFKCDDAIITKASIKDVLDSEGYLLFYHKQFLEYE from the exons ATGTGTCAAGACTATATCTATGACAAAGACATGGAACAGATTGccaaagaagaacagagaaaagcctGGAAATTACAAG GTGTGGGTGAGAAATACTCAACATGGGAGCCCACTAAGAGAGAGCTAGAATTACTAAGGCACAATCCAAAACGCAGGAAAATCACGTCAAACTGCACCATAG GTTTAAGGGGTTTGATAAACCTGGGCAACACGTGTTTCATGAACTGCATTGTCCaggcgctcacacacacgcccctgCTGCGGGACTTTTTCCTTTCCGACAGACACAAGTGCGAGATGCAATCAAACTCCTGTCTCGTTTGTGAGATGTCTCAGCTGTTTCAGGAG TTTTACTCGGGTCATCGCTCTCCTCACATTCCCTTCCGGTTGTTGCATCTGGTGTGGACGCACGCGCGGCACCTTGCTGGCTACGAGCAACAGGACGCTCACGAGTTCCTCATCGCCGCCCTCGACGTCCTGCATCGGCACTGTAAAG GCGACGACAATGGAAAGAAGGCCAACAACCCAAACCACTGTAACTGCATCATTGACCAAATCTTCACCGGCGGCCTCCAGTCAGACGTCACCTGTCAAGTCTGCCA tggtgTTTCCACGACGATAGACCCCTTCTGGGATATCAGTCTGGACTTGCCCGGGTCATCCACGCCCTTCTGGCCGTTGAGCCCAGGCAGCGATGGTGGCGTGGTCAACGGAGAGAGTCACCTGACCGGCTCCACCACTCTGACAGACTGCCTACGCAG GTTCACAAGGCCTGAGCATCTAGGAAGCAGTGCCAAAATCAAATGCGGTGGTTGTCATAGTTACCAGGAGTCCACTAAACAGTTGACGATGAAGAAGCTCCCCATTGTAGCGTGTTTTCATCTCAAA CGGTTTGAACACTCAGCAAAGTTGCGGAGGAAGATCACTACTTACGTCTCCTTCCCTTTAGAGCTGGATATGACGCCTTTCATGGCTTCCAG TAAGGAGAGCAAAATGAACGGCCAGTACCAGCAAGCAGTAGATCTGTTAAACAACGACAATAA GTATTCCTTGTTTGCAGTTGTAAATCACCAAGGCACCCTGGAGAGCGGACACTACACTAGCTTCATCCGCCAGCACAAGGACCAGTGGTTTAAATGTGACGATGCCATTATAACCAAAGCCAGCATTAAAGACGTGCTGGACAGTGAAGG GTATCTCTTATTTTACCATAAACAGTTCCTTGAGTACGAGTAG